The Ictidomys tridecemlineatus isolate mIctTri1 chromosome 1, mIctTri1.hap1, whole genome shotgun sequence DNA window CTCCTGAGTGCCAGACTTGACTACCATATGCTAGGCATCTCCACATGAAGTCTCTTGGGCACCTAACTAAGGCCAAAGCTTCACTTCCAAACTAAACCAGGTTCTTGCTTTGTATTGCTACCACAATAAATGGTGCCACCAGCTGCTCAGTTTCCTTTGCCTGTCTTTCTTTCCCACCTTTATATCCAGCTCTCATCAGAATCTCTCTGATCTGTTCACTTCTCTCTTTCCACAACTGCCAACCCATTCAGGTCCCCATAGAACCCATTCTCTAAGCAGTAGTTGGGTGATTAGAAAGAATCATGCCACTCCCCTGCCTACAACTCTTCAGAGTGTCCTGTTGCTTTTCAGGTAAAACCCAGATCCTCAGCATGGTATTGGACCACCTTCTTCTGATGCTCTAACATGCATAGCTCCCTCTGCTTAGGTGTCATTGCCTTACCCCAGGACCTTCACCTACCTGGTTAATTTGTGGGAGACAGCACAGCATAATAATCTAAAGTACAAACTGAATCAGATGCTAGGGGTTAGGTTTAAATTCTGGCCTTGCTGCTTAATAGCTGAGTACCTTTAAGCAGTTTACTTATATTTCTTGTGCCTGAGGGGTTGTCCCTGAAGGGGATAATAATGGCACTTCTGTCATAGGTGCTGTGAGAATAAGTGTACATAATGATATGTGTTTAgatcagtgcctggcacatgctgAGTACTCAGTACATGTTAGCTATGATCATTCACATCTGTTCTTCCTTCACATGTCACTTCATCTTCCTTGGGGAAATATCCACTACCCTTCTGAATCTTATCATAgctataattattaataattatcgTTGGTTATTTTTGTGATCATTTGAGTGCttgcccccccaccaccaccacttggCTATAAGCTTCAGACAAGACACTTGACACTTTCTTTTAATCCCATGCTGGAGATCCATCCCAGGATCTCATACAtattgctctactactgagctacatccctagcctgaTACTTGAACCTGTTTCCTTGTTTATAATTTGTTTGAGCTATTGAGCTCTTATTCTGTGCCAGGCTGTGTGCTGGATCATCCTCACTGAAGGCACATAGATGCAGCCACTCATGCACAAACATGGCCATACAAGTGATGGTAAATGGCCAAGAGGACAGGCTCTGCAGCCAGACCCACACAGATCCAAGAGTGTCACTTACCTGTATCCCTGCTGCCTTCACAGCCTCTGTTTCCTCTCTCTATGTCTTGTATCAGTGCTGTCCTGGGGACAGAAGGTCAGGGTTCATGAACAAGGCCAACTGGGCTTTAGTTTCCCCAGTGAAAGGGTTGATGGGGCTGTGAACAAATAACTAGCTCCCACATCCCCTATGACTGCAGGCCTTTCTCCTCCACTTGGGCCACATGCAACCCTCTCCACTTCACCTGCTACTCTGGGACCTGTTGGCTGCGGTGGTGGCTGCCATGCAGGCATGGGTGCTGGGGTTCCAGCCACAGTAGGGGTCCCGTGCTAGGATGCAGTCATAGCAGGAACGGTAGCGGGAGCAGCTGGACAGTGGAAGCTGGATGACTCCACTAGGGGCCCCCACATAGAGGCTATGCTGGAAGCCAGAGAGGAGAGCTGGTTGGCAACATCCTCCACCTCATTTACAAAACATACTCAGTCTCGCCCAGCCTCCCACTCCCCTTGTTTCAGCAAGGACTTTTTGGAGGTCAGAAATCAGAGGTACCTGCATTGGAGAGATGACTAGATTGTCCACAGACTGGGGCTCCCTGAACACTTGTGTCTCTTCGATAATGTGCATCCCAGAGCCCAGGACAATGGCCTTGTGGATCCAGCCATCAGCTGCCGTGGAAAGGGATGAAAGTCAAACCCAAACAATGTGATCTTCCCTCAGCACCCCACAGGAGGCCTGATGGGAACAGCTTAGGAATCATGATGTGGGGAACAACGATTCAGCAGTAGCAGTGGGAACTCAGTAGAACACTGGGAACTCCCAATAGTCATGGCAGGAATGTCTGGGATGTTTAGAAATATTAATGATCAAAGCTAACAGGGACCAGGGATTTGGGTTAGAAGCACCTGTGCCCAGAAAGAGCAGGTCATAGATGGCTCCAGAAGGTGTGGTGACGGGTGTCCCTGTGAGGTGTGTGTAGCGCACGTTGCGTTTGAGCAGCAAGGGGCGTCCACGTGTGGGTACCACAGGCCGAGCCATCAGTGGGTGCAACTTCACAAAGTCCAGGACCAGGGATGGCAAGTCTTGGGATGAGTTATAGCCTCGGCTACGCAATGAATCTGTGATGCACTGGGGTGGGGAATGGGGATGGTGAATCTCAGGACTCTTCCACCTGCCTTCCATAAGGCCAgaccctcctctccctcccagggCTCTGGCCCTATGTCTGGGTGCTCACCGAGCCAGGCCGGGGCTCAGGCACCCCACCCTCATAGCGGCCCCAGCGCCGGACACCATCCTGGTATTCCATGTAGGGCCCAGCGAAGACAGCCTGCACCTCAGCCAGGTCATAGCGGCAGATGGCTGAGGCCTCCAAGGTCTTCCTAGGAATGGGACGTAGGGGAAGAGACTGAGTCACACTGAGTGTAGCCTTCCCCAACCCATGTTTAGCTAGCCTGGAGCCACTGTTTCTTTGTCTAGGCCTGACTATAGACACTCAGGGCCTATTCCATGGGAGAGTGGCTGCTGTGGCCTCTGGCCCTAGGCTAGCTTGGTGCCTGATGTTCTCATTTTGCAGCCAGTATTCCCCACAATGGACCTAACTCATCCTCACTGACCTCTGCTCCAGCCCAAGTTGTTCCCAGTCAATGCCTCGCCACTGTCCTTGCACTTACCACTGTGTGGTCAGTGTGAAAGTAGCATAGAAGTGTGTGCGGGCGGAGGTGTCAGCATCCAGGCTGCAGACTGCACGCAGTGTCTCATACTGTGGAATGTGACATATGAGACGAGCCTTGAGGAAGGATGTCCACTTCTTCTGCAGGATCTTCTTTCCTCCCAAATCTCCCTGGGGAGGTAGGGGGCAGAGGTTCAAGGACCAGGGTCAGAGATCAAGCCTCTACCCTATGTCCTGATTTCAGCCCTATCTACCTTGCACACACGGGCCACACGGGCCACACGGTGGCTGCTGCGGCTCTGAGTGAAGCTGCTGGAGCCTTCCTCGGCAGCACGCTCCGTGAAGAAGTAGTAAACCTTGTCATCGTCACCCACTGCACTGGCCTTGCTCTCCCGTACCAGCACAGAGAACACAAATTCAGCATCTGTGGGTTGAGCAGTTAAGTGTCTTCTGAGACAGGCTGGGGACCTCTGCCCCACCCTATCCCTCCCTTGACAAAGCACAGGAGTGGAATGAATAGGCTCACCTGGGGACTTGGGGATGGGATGGTCAGCTGCCCAAGGgagtaaaaatgaagaaatagaccCCTACCCCCCTTCATCCTGTGCCTCATCCTCCTAACCATTGAGCCAGTGCATTGGTGCCTCCTCAGTTCTCAGAGAATGTGGGTGGCGGCTCCGGCGAATGTCAGGAATGCTCCGGAATTCATACCGTGTGGCTGTGTAGAGGCCTCCATCTGAGGCAAGGACATGCCAGGAATGAGACATGTCATATACATCAGGGCACACAACACACGTAGGTGGCAAATCCTATTGACAAGATCCACTAAATGCCATCCTTGTGAATgaggggctgggcagggaggaATGCCTGCTTACCAATGATGAGGCCCGTGAAGCCGCGGGCTGGGTCATAAGGAcacttctccttcccctcctcgaAGCTGGTTGGAAGGGTGAAAGCCTCAGCATCCTAGAGAATGAGGTACCAACAGTCAGTCACAGGACAGGCGTGGGCTGCAGCCCAAGGTTAGACCAGTCTAGGGTCAGCAGTCAGGGCTCAAGTCAGTCATACTCACAATGGCTGCACAGAGGGGCTGGAAGGCATGAGTCCCACATGCATAAAGGTGGGTGGCATTGAGCCTCTGTAGAAACCGGACATGGTTGAAACACTCGGTCTGTGGGATGAGGTAGTGGAGAAGTGTGAGTGCCCTGCTTAGCTAGAGGCCTCCTCCCTTAATCTATTTTAGAGTCTGTCTCTTTCCCCCACTTGCAGGACAAACAGTTCTAAGATGCTCATGGGCCTTTGCATTGCCCAGATTACAAAATATTCCCTGGCACCCTCTGTCCTTAACCTACCAGTGACAAAGCTCTTGGATCACCTAACACCACAGCTTCTCCTATGTCTCCTGGAGCTCCCTCCACCCCCAGTTCTGGAGCTTCCAGGGCTCCTACCACCCTGAGATGCTTTTCCCCCACTGAACTCCTTCTCAGGCATGTTCCTTGTCCAGGAATACCCAcaccctgcctctctctctccacctgccATCCCTTAGATATATCAAACTCACCTTGTCAGGAGGCAAACTCATCTCCTCCCTAACCTGCATCTTCCCTCCTAAACCTGCTCATCCAGTCTTTCCCACCTCACTCACTGCCTCCATCCTGTTCTCAAGGATGGAGCCAGGAGGCAGGAGTCATCTTCACTGCTTCTCACTCCCTCGCCCCCACATTCAGTCCCTCTTCATGATTCATTCTTTGTCCTAAATTGCTCTTGAACTTGGTCCAATTTACCTTATCACCACTGCCCAATTCAAATTACTACCATCATTCCTTTCTTGGACAACTTCAGCAGCCTCCTGACTACCCTCTGCCACTCTTTTTGTTCAGTGAATGAGGAATACTTGCATGTAGTATGAAATTTGAAAAGGTATAAGGGGATGTGTTGTAATCAGTCTCCCATTTATTCCTGTCTCCCAGGTAGTCTGTGACTGGGGACTGCTACTATCACTGTCTGGAGCTTCCTTCTAGAGATGTTCCACCAATCAACATACTCTTGCTCCTCTTCAACCCAATTCTCAAAGCACATTTCACAAATGTAAACTAGATCATATCATTGCAGTGGCTCATCAGTGCCCTGAACAGAGTCCCTCAAGCCCCTGGCCCTGCATCACTGGGCCCTGCCCCTTACCCTTGTCTTGGCCTCACTCACTCAATTCTAGCCACACTGGCCTTCTCTGTCTTTCAAATGCCCTAAGCTACCACTCTCTTTACTTCTCTGCCTTGTTAATGATTCTTCCTCCTGTCTGTTGCCCAGGGTTTGAGTCTACACAGTCTTCTCTATCTCCTCCCACTCTCTCACCTGTTGTAGCCCCTGGCATCTGTCCCTTCTCTGTTAGCCTTCTCAGTCCTCTTTCCTCTGACCCATAGGATACTACTCCAGCCTCACCAATGCTTTTCCTGTCTCTAGATTCAGCCTATTTGAGTCCTTCTGGTGTCTGGGCCAGATAAACTTTCCTACAGTGAGCTTACCCTaagatgtttacattttaaaagccaTCCCTGCTCTGTCCCAGGACACACACTGCTTTCAATTCTGAGGAGGAATTCTGTGGTCAAATAAGTTTGAAAAACAACAGGTATAAAACCTATCTTAGAACCTTAAAGATATTGCTATGCATTGTGGAACTGAACATGCAACACTTTCCAAACAAACTGGATCATTAAACCCctcttttgaaaattaatatcCCTCAGCACAATGAGAAACGGTCTCAGAAGCCTTCCCATTCAAAGTGTTGTATGGGAactactgcctcagcctcacctgggagcttgtcTATAGAATCCTAGGCCCTTTCCAGACCTACTGATTTAGCATCTGTATTTGTAATATACACAGGTGAATCACATGTAAAGTTTGAGAGCCCTGAAATAAGGTATTAAATGTGAGGGTGCCCATTGTcatagaataaaaaacaaaacctctgCTGGGCATTATGGCCTTCCATGACTAGGGTTCTACTTATCTCACTAACCCTGTTATCTACCCACACGGCACCAAGAGGCAGCCTTTTATAGAATCTCCTCTTTAAATTCAGCTGTCCCAGCATCACCCCAGAATCAAGAGTCTCCAGGCCAGTGAAACTTGggaatgtgtatttttaaaaaagctttccaGATAGATTCTGTTACATAGTTAGATGCAGGTCCCTTGCAGACACCATGTTCTTTAGCCAGATAGGGCTGACATTTCCATAATGCCCCTCCATGGAATAGTGGGTACTAGAGCTAGTCCCCCACCAAAACCTCATTtctatcatctgtaaaatggggaaatatTACTTCATAGTTATTTTAGAACTTGAGGAAGATAATAGCTAAGTGAGCACTTACTAGAGGTTACTTCTTATTATCATGATTATAATTTGGGAGTTCAGAGGGGATTAAGATGCCCTGATAGGACAAGCTAATAAGCCACCAGATGTTTGGATTAGAAGGGCTACATCCCAG harbors:
- the Sema4g gene encoding semaphorin-4G — translated: MLGRLWPLFLSLLTATAVPGPSLRRPSRELDATPRMTISYEELSGTRHFKGQAQNYSTLLLEEASARLLVGARGALFSLSAHDIGDGAHKEIQWEASPEMQSKCHQKGKNNQTECFNHVRFLQRLNATHLYACGTHAFQPLCAAIDAEAFTLPTSFEEGKEKCPYDPARGFTGLIIDGGLYTATRYEFRSIPDIRRSRHPHSLRTEEAPMHWLNDAEFVFSVLVRESKASAVGDDDKVYYFFTERAAEEGSSSFTQSRSSHRVARVARVCKGDLGGKKILQKKWTSFLKARLICHIPQYETLRAVCSLDADTSARTHFYATFTLTTQWKTLEASAICRYDLAEVQAVFAGPYMEYQDGVRRWGRYEGGVPEPRPGSCITDSLRSRGYNSSQDLPSLVLDFVKLHPLMARPVVPTRGRPLLLKRNVRYTHLTGTPVTTPSGAIYDLLFLGTADGWIHKAIVLGSGMHIIEETQVFREPQSVDNLVISPMQHSLYVGAPSGVIQLPLSSCSRYRSCYDCILARDPYCGWNPSTHACMAATTAANRSQSSRTALIQDIERGNRGCEGSRDTGPPPPLKTRSVLRGDDVLLPCDQPSNLARALWLLNGSKGLSDGQDGYRVGVDGLLVTDTQPEHSGNYSCYAEENDLRTLLASYSLTVRPATPAPAPQAPAMPGAQLAPDVRLLYVLAIAALGGLCLILASSLLYVACLRGGRRGRKRKYSLGRAGRVGGSAVQLQTVSGQCPGEEDEGDDGEGAGGLEGSCLQIIPGEGAPAPPPPPPPPPPTELTNGLVALPSRLRRMNGNSYVLLRQSNNGVPAGPCSFAEELSRILEKRKHTQLVEQLDESSV